In Halobaculum limi, one DNA window encodes the following:
- a CDS encoding GNAT family N-acetyltransferase, whose amino-acid sequence MYVRDAKNRDEAWLLDHIEAMGLDERSFRSRDYVIAVEEGSNTRAGFGRLRIHKTDDGEFVELTGIGVLESWRKQGVGAHVIERLVEKAGDADFDEVYCFTPTATYLTQFGFETLDDDEVPDALAERLDVVRGDSDGDVTPLRLAREAFVMPDRLRERFKVASEGQQTDEPAIEETAEDFGIDPDEVTYKYDTGR is encoded by the coding sequence ATGTACGTCCGCGACGCCAAGAACCGAGATGAGGCGTGGCTGCTCGACCACATCGAGGCGATGGGACTCGACGAGCGGTCGTTCCGGTCGCGCGACTACGTCATCGCCGTCGAGGAGGGGTCGAACACGCGGGCGGGATTCGGCCGACTGCGCATCCACAAGACCGACGATGGCGAGTTCGTCGAACTCACCGGCATCGGCGTCCTCGAGTCCTGGCGCAAGCAGGGCGTCGGCGCACACGTCATCGAGCGACTCGTCGAGAAGGCCGGCGACGCCGACTTCGACGAGGTGTACTGCTTCACGCCGACGGCGACGTACCTCACGCAGTTCGGATTCGAGACGCTCGACGACGACGAGGTTCCGGACGCACTCGCCGAGCGATTGGACGTGGTTCGCGGCGACAGCGACGGCGACGTGACGCCACTCCGACTCGCGCGCGAAGCGTTCGTGATGCCCGACCGCCTCCGCGAACGGTTCAAGGTCGCCAGCGAGGGCCAACAGACCGACGAACCGGCCATCGAGGAGACGGCGGAGGACTTCGGCATCGACCCCGACGAGGTGACGTACAAGTACGACACCGGACGGTAA
- a CDS encoding DUF7520 family protein: MSDRGATAGDADSDAPPGVEGEETTVEVSGRPYLVGAAGAVTLFAAAAGYVVAANNEVGAVTVFGAVTLPGTPAAMAVYGAVLSLLVVGTLFGLVTVAARFDDNAVE; the protein is encoded by the coding sequence GTGAGCGACCGAGGCGCGACCGCCGGTGACGCCGACAGCGACGCCCCGCCGGGCGTCGAGGGTGAGGAGACGACCGTCGAGGTGTCGGGCAGGCCATATCTGGTCGGCGCGGCCGGAGCAGTGACGCTGTTCGCGGCCGCCGCGGGCTACGTCGTCGCCGCAAACAACGAGGTTGGCGCGGTGACGGTGTTCGGCGCTGTCACGCTTCCCGGCACACCGGCGGCGATGGCGGTGTACGGGGCCGTCCTCTCGTTGCTCGTCGTCGGGACGCTGTTCGGCCTCGTGACCGTCGCCGCTCGGTTCGACGACAACGCGGTGGAGTAG
- the cdd gene encoding cytidine deaminase, translated as MTDTAADPAEDPLVAAAREAFADAHVPYSEYPVGAALRAADGTVYVGCNIENANYSNSLHAEEVAIAEAVKNGHTEFDRLAVASDARDGVTPCGMCRQTLAEFCDADLEVVCDEGDDVSTYTLGELLPDTISLQTLTDAAERRRQR; from the coding sequence ATGACCGACACCGCTGCCGACCCCGCCGAAGACCCACTCGTCGCTGCCGCTCGCGAGGCGTTCGCCGACGCACACGTCCCCTACTCTGAGTACCCCGTCGGTGCGGCGCTGCGCGCGGCCGACGGCACCGTCTACGTCGGCTGTAACATCGAGAACGCCAACTACTCCAACTCGCTGCACGCCGAGGAGGTCGCCATCGCGGAGGCGGTCAAGAACGGCCACACGGAGTTCGACCGCCTCGCCGTCGCCTCCGACGCCCGCGACGGCGTCACGCCCTGCGGAATGTGTCGGCAGACGCTCGCGGAGTTTTGTGACGCGGATCTGGAGGTCGTCTGCGACGAGGGTGACGACGTCTCCACGTACACGCTCGGCGAACTGCTCCCCGACACCATCAGCCTCCAGACGCTGACGGACGCCGCGGAGCGTCGCAGGCAGCGGTAG
- a CDS encoding class I SAM-dependent methyltransferase encodes MASPPDPGLDYQNPAAAYAFDQSYRGYPPNWDIGRPQRPFVYLEEAGRIGPRVIEVGCGTGELTMFLARQGHEVLGVDVAPTAIAQAREKARWRRVRAQFLVWDSLRLDELGVRADTVVDSAMLHCLGRHEQRVATDAIRRTLRPGGWYYLLCDARGDRVPATWASLSRADIRDLFRPERGWELAFVYQTVFERRESRNPAFLVGARRVR; translated from the coding sequence GTGGCGTCACCCCCCGACCCTGGTCTCGACTATCAAAACCCTGCCGCCGCGTACGCCTTCGACCAGAGTTACCGTGGGTACCCGCCGAACTGGGACATCGGCCGACCACAGCGTCCGTTCGTGTATCTGGAAGAGGCCGGACGGATCGGTCCCCGCGTCATCGAGGTGGGCTGTGGAACGGGCGAACTCACGATGTTTCTCGCACGACAGGGACACGAGGTACTCGGCGTCGACGTTGCACCGACCGCCATCGCGCAGGCCCGCGAGAAGGCCCGCTGGCGACGGGTCCGCGCCCAGTTCCTCGTGTGGGACTCGCTCCGCCTCGACGAGTTGGGCGTGCGTGCGGACACGGTCGTCGACTCCGCGATGCTGCACTGTCTCGGTCGCCACGAACAGCGAGTGGCGACCGACGCTATCCGACGGACGCTCCGACCGGGTGGGTGGTACTACCTGTTGTGTGACGCCCGCGGCGACCGGGTTCCGGCGACGTGGGCGTCGCTCTCGCGTGCAGACATCCGCGACCTGTTCCGGCCCGAACGCGGGTGGGAGTTGGCGTTCGTGTACCAGACGGTGTTCGAGCGGCGGGAGTCGCGCAACCCAGCGTTTCTCGTCGGCGCGCGTCGGGTTCGGTGA
- a CDS encoding serine hydrolase domain-containing protein, which translates to MRVPDAGDDGFESVSPETVGLDPNAVRDAVEFHLTTGTPPEQVAYDFSNQEPWDESEGELGYTLGPMPDRRGGPAGVILKEGSLVAEWGDTRRVDHSFSVAKSMLSLVAGVAWDRGLFDLDDRVADSEGHAADDGYTSEQNAPITWRHLLQQTSEWEGTLFDRPDSIDRNRGVGKTDGPGKGEHRELEAPGTHWEYNDVRINRLALSLLRLWAKPLPRVLAHEVLDPAGATRSWEWHGYHNSDVAVDGRTMKSVSGGGHWGGGFWGSTRDLARAGHLLLNEGRWGDKRLLSREWVEMATEPCTENPNYGFLLWLNTDNALWPSAPESAYAMLGHGQNVVWVDPDHDLVVVLRWLALADDYADREDMPNQDHFFARLLDGV; encoded by the coding sequence ATGCGAGTCCCCGACGCCGGCGACGACGGCTTCGAGTCGGTTTCCCCCGAGACGGTCGGTCTCGACCCGAACGCCGTCCGCGACGCCGTGGAGTTCCACCTCACGACCGGCACGCCGCCCGAACAGGTGGCGTACGACTTCTCGAACCAGGAGCCGTGGGACGAGTCCGAGGGCGAACTGGGCTACACGCTCGGGCCGATGCCCGACCGTCGCGGCGGGCCGGCGGGCGTAATCCTGAAAGAGGGAAGCCTCGTCGCCGAGTGGGGTGACACCCGACGCGTCGACCACTCCTTCTCGGTGGCGAAGTCGATGCTGTCGCTCGTCGCCGGGGTGGCGTGGGACCGCGGCCTGTTCGACCTCGACGACCGGGTCGCCGACAGCGAGGGCCACGCAGCAGACGACGGCTACACGAGCGAGCAGAACGCCCCCATCACGTGGCGACACCTCCTCCAGCAGACCAGCGAGTGGGAGGGAACGCTGTTCGACCGTCCGGACAGCATCGACCGCAACCGCGGCGTCGGCAAGACGGACGGTCCTGGGAAGGGCGAGCACCGCGAGTTGGAGGCCCCGGGCACCCACTGGGAGTACAACGACGTGCGGATCAATCGCCTCGCACTCTCGCTGTTGCGCCTGTGGGCGAAGCCACTCCCCCGCGTGTTGGCCCACGAAGTGCTGGACCCCGCAGGTGCGACACGGTCGTGGGAATGGCACGGCTACCACAACTCCGACGTAGCGGTCGACGGCCGGACGATGAAATCCGTCTCCGGCGGCGGCCACTGGGGCGGCGGCTTTTGGGGGTCGACACGCGACCTCGCGCGGGCGGGCCACCTGCTGTTGAACGAGGGGCGATGGGGTGACAAGCGCCTCCTCTCTCGGGAGTGGGTCGAGATGGCGACCGAGCCGTGTACGGAGAACCCCAACTACGGCTTCCTGCTGTGGCTCAACACCGACAACGCCCTGTGGCCGTCGGCGCCGGAGTCGGCGTACGCGATGCTCGGCCACGGCCAGAACGTCGTCTGGGTCGACCCCGACCACGACCTCGTCGTCGTCCTCCGATGGCTGGCGCTGGCAGACGACTACGCCGACCGCGAGGACATGCCGAATCAGGATCACTTCTTCGCCCGCCTACTCGACGGCGTCTGA
- a CDS encoding nucleoside phosphorylase has translation MSDHGPSDDSEDPNSDVQYHIEVGPDDVADTVLLPGNPERVDKVTALWDDHDEKAYHREYRTATGTYDGEPLSVTSTGIGSPSAAIAVEELARAGVDTFIRVGSCGAIQEGMDVGDLVITSGAVRQEGTSKEYVREDYPAAADHEVVSALVAAAERLGYDYHVGITMSADSFYAGQGRPGFEGFEAAGSDELVEELRDANVKNIEMEAAAITTIANVYGLRAGAVCTVYANRVTGEFRTEGESRAAECASLAAALLARMDEVKREAGVDRWHAGLSLE, from the coding sequence ATGAGCGACCACGGTCCCAGCGACGACAGCGAGGATCCGAACAGCGACGTGCAGTACCACATCGAGGTCGGCCCCGACGACGTGGCCGACACCGTCCTCCTCCCCGGCAACCCCGAGCGCGTAGACAAGGTGACGGCGCTGTGGGACGACCACGACGAGAAGGCGTACCACCGCGAGTACCGCACCGCGACCGGCACGTACGACGGAGAACCGCTGTCGGTCACCTCCACCGGCATCGGGTCGCCGTCCGCCGCCATCGCCGTCGAGGAACTTGCTCGCGCCGGCGTGGACACGTTTATCCGCGTCGGCTCTTGCGGCGCGATTCAGGAGGGGATGGACGTCGGCGACCTCGTCATCACCTCCGGCGCGGTCCGCCAGGAGGGGACCAGCAAGGAGTACGTCCGCGAGGACTACCCCGCCGCCGCCGACCACGAGGTCGTCTCTGCGCTCGTCGCCGCCGCCGAACGCCTGGGCTACGACTACCACGTCGGCATCACGATGTCGGCCGACTCCTTCTACGCCGGGCAGGGTCGACCGGGGTTCGAGGGGTTCGAGGCCGCCGGGTCGGACGAACTGGTCGAGGAACTCCGCGACGCGAACGTGAAGAACATCGAGATGGAGGCGGCCGCCATCACGACCATCGCGAACGTGTACGGCCTCCGCGCCGGCGCAGTGTGTACGGTGTACGCCAACCGCGTCACCGGAGAGTTCCGAACCGAAGGCGAGTCGCGGGCGGCCGAGTGTGCCAGTCTCGCGGCGGCGCTGCTCGCGCGGATGGACGAGGTGAAACGCGAGGCGGGCGTCGACCGCTGGCACGCCGGTCTCTCGCTGGAGTAG
- a CDS encoding NAD(P)/FAD-dependent oxidoreductase, translating to MSTQVVVVGAGYAGAGTVKAFEDAIEPGEAELTWVSDHDYHLVLHEAHRVIRKPEVESKIAIPVDEIKDDSTDFVKGRVTDIDTDERVIHTNAGDEVDYDYALVAVGSATAFFGIDGLRDHALTLKSLDDAREIHQAVKSAGQEATTTDPAKVLVGGAGLSGIQSAGEIAEFRDDHKAPIDIELVEGLDSVFPNNDPEVQGAIRKRLDQKDIAVSTGEFISKVDDNAVYLGGAEAEYYGEDGDGEAPEKEDIDFSDDLVMDYDVLLWTGGITGQPEVDDFHLDADDRSHRVYAESTFETSDDRVFAIGDTALIDQGDDNVAPPTAQAAWQAADVAGENLARAVRGAPLKSWQHEDKGTLISVGEEAVAHDVKGPGFSVPINTFGGPAAKALKKGVASKWIADLTGFGRALNAWSDM from the coding sequence ATGAGTACGCAGGTCGTCGTCGTCGGTGCCGGGTACGCCGGTGCCGGGACGGTGAAAGCATTCGAAGACGCGATCGAACCGGGCGAAGCAGAACTGACGTGGGTGTCTGATCACGACTACCACCTCGTCCTCCACGAGGCCCACCGCGTCATCCGCAAGCCCGAAGTCGAGTCGAAGATCGCTATTCCGGTCGACGAGATCAAAGACGACTCCACCGACTTCGTGAAGGGACGCGTCACCGACATCGACACCGACGAACGAGTCATCCACACGAACGCTGGCGACGAGGTCGACTACGACTACGCGCTCGTCGCGGTCGGCTCCGCGACCGCCTTCTTCGGTATCGACGGCCTGCGCGACCACGCGCTGACGCTCAAGAGCCTCGACGACGCCCGCGAGATCCACCAGGCAGTCAAGAGTGCCGGGCAGGAGGCGACGACGACCGACCCCGCGAAGGTGCTCGTCGGCGGTGCTGGCCTGTCGGGAATCCAGTCTGCGGGTGAGATCGCCGAGTTCCGCGACGACCACAAGGCTCCCATCGACATCGAACTCGTCGAGGGACTGGACTCGGTGTTCCCGAACAACGACCCCGAGGTGCAGGGTGCGATCCGCAAGCGCCTCGACCAGAAGGACATCGCTGTCTCCACCGGCGAGTTCATCTCGAAGGTCGACGACAACGCCGTCTACCTCGGCGGCGCCGAGGCGGAGTACTACGGCGAGGACGGCGACGGCGAGGCCCCCGAGAAGGAGGATATCGACTTCTCGGACGACCTGGTGATGGACTACGACGTCCTCCTGTGGACGGGTGGCATCACCGGCCAGCCAGAAGTCGACGACTTCCACCTCGACGCCGACGACCGCTCCCACCGCGTGTACGCCGAGTCGACGTTCGAGACGAGCGACGACCGCGTGTTCGCCATCGGCGACACCGCCCTCATCGACCAGGGCGACGACAACGTCGCGCCCCCGACCGCGCAGGCCGCGTGGCAGGCCGCCGACGTCGCCGGCGAGAACCTCGCGCGCGCCGTCCGCGGTGCGCCGCTGAAGTCGTGGCAACACGAGGACAAGGGGACGCTCATCTCGGTCGGCGAGGAGGCCGTCGCCCACGACGTGAAAGGCCCCGGCTTCTCGGTGCCGATCAACACCTTCGGCGGCCCCGCGGCCAAGGCGCTGAAGAAGGGCGTCGCGAGCAAGTGGATCGCAGACCTCACCGGCTTCGGGCGTGCGCTCAACGCCTGGAGCGACATGTAA
- a CDS encoding HTH domain-containing protein: protein MSSIELTDSQRKILNELVNLYREEEDAVKGETIADAVGRNAGTIRNQMQSLKALQLVEGVPGPKGGYKPTANAFEALDLQSLDEPASTPLFHNGEKLENVNVQEINLTSVHHPELCRAEIHLQGSVRDFHEGDDVSVGPTPLSKLVIDGTLDGKDDTASVLILKIDGMEAPAEPPEH from the coding sequence ATGTCGTCCATCGAACTCACGGACAGCCAGCGGAAGATCCTCAACGAACTGGTCAACCTCTACCGCGAGGAGGAAGACGCGGTGAAAGGCGAGACTATCGCCGACGCCGTCGGGCGCAACGCCGGTACGATTCGCAACCAGATGCAGAGCCTGAAAGCGCTGCAGTTGGTCGAGGGTGTACCCGGGCCGAAAGGCGGCTACAAGCCGACCGCGAACGCCTTCGAAGCACTCGACCTCCAGAGCCTCGACGAACCCGCGTCGACGCCGCTGTTCCACAACGGCGAGAAGTTAGAGAACGTCAACGTCCAAGAGATCAACCTCACCTCCGTCCACCACCCCGAACTGTGCCGCGCGGAGATTCACCTGCAGGGGTCGGTCCGCGACTTCCACGAGGGCGACGACGTGAGCGTCGGTCCGACGCCGCTGTCGAAACTCGTCATCGACGGTACGCTCGACGGGAAGGACGACACCGCCTCCGTTCTCATCCTCAAGATCGACGGGATGGAAGCGCCCGCAGAACCGCCCGAACACTGA
- the rocF gene encoding arginase — translation MTVRIIGVPTDYGQDRRGVDMGPSAIRYGGLSDALAAAGVDAVDDGDLTVPRAEERDPDSRPPSQGNAKFLRETEEVTTALADRVAATIDDGDTPLALGGDHSIAIGSLRGSARDADIGAVWFDAHGDYNTPTTSPSGNVHGMPLAAALGYNEWDGVEWANAPGLSEENVAYVGLRALDDTEQAAIRDSEMTAYTMSDIDERGITDVVEAALSVAADGVDGVHVSLDMDWLDPTIAPGVGTPVRGGATYREAHHAMELVAEANSVRSMEVVEVNPVLDESNETASLATELVASAFGKRIL, via the coding sequence ATGACCGTTCGTATCATCGGCGTCCCGACCGACTACGGTCAGGACCGACGCGGTGTCGACATGGGCCCCTCGGCCATCCGCTACGGCGGCCTCTCGGATGCGCTCGCGGCGGCGGGCGTCGACGCCGTCGACGACGGCGACCTCACAGTGCCGCGTGCGGAGGAACGCGACCCCGACTCACGCCCGCCGAGTCAGGGGAACGCGAAGTTCCTCCGTGAGACTGAGGAGGTGACGACGGCGCTTGCCGACCGCGTCGCGGCCACCATCGACGACGGCGACACTCCACTCGCGTTGGGTGGCGACCACTCCATCGCCATCGGATCGCTGCGTGGGAGCGCCCGCGACGCCGATATCGGCGCGGTGTGGTTCGACGCGCACGGCGACTACAACACGCCGACCACCTCGCCGTCGGGCAACGTCCACGGGATGCCGCTGGCGGCGGCGCTCGGCTACAACGAGTGGGACGGTGTCGAGTGGGCCAACGCCCCTGGACTGAGCGAGGAGAACGTGGCGTACGTCGGCCTCCGCGCCCTCGACGACACCGAACAGGCGGCCATCCGCGACTCCGAGATGACGGCGTACACGATGTCCGACATCGACGAACGTGGCATCACCGACGTCGTCGAAGCGGCCCTCTCGGTCGCCGCCGACGGGGTCGACGGCGTCCACGTCAGCCTCGATATGGACTGGCTCGATCCGACCATCGCGCCCGGCGTCGGGACGCCCGTCCGCGGGGGCGCTACCTACCGTGAAGCGCACCACGCGATGGAACTCGTCGCAGAGGCCAACTCCGTCCGTTCGATGGAGGTCGTCGAGGTGAACCCCGTCCTCGACGAGTCGAACGAGACGGCGTCGCTGGCGACGGAACTGGTCGCGAGCGCGTTCGGCAAGCGCATCCTGTAA
- the gyrA gene encoding DNA gyrase subunit A — translation MSSDAPVNPEDVRAAQINRVRIEDEMEQSYIDYAMSVIAGRALPDVRDGLKPVHRRILYAMHEMGVTSNTSHRKSSSVVGETMGDYHPHGDQAIYDTLVNMAQEFSMRYPLVDGQGNFGSMDGDPAAAMRYTEARMANIAEELLEDIEKDTVDFSSNYDDRLQEPDVLPAAYPNLLVNGSTGIAVGMSTKVPPHNLGEVIDATIELIDNPDAEIADLMEHVKGPDFPTGANIVGRNSVRKAYTTGRGRVRVRAEMDVEEFGNDRKRIVVTELPYQENKARIVERIANDVNEGVIEGVSDLRDESDRDGVRVVIELKRGANVDVVKNQLLEHHLESTFGVINLALVDGQPKVLTLKETLEHYIDHRKEVVTRRSEFDLQEAEDRAHILEGRLKALENVEDVVETIRESENRDAAKAALRQGFNFSEEQAEHIVRMQLGSLTSMEAAEIENEYEDVQATIERLNEILGSESELLKVIKTELREIKDQYDDDRRTGFVEDTGSVTHEDLIPEEESVVVLSEDDYIKRMPAADFRAQNRGGKGIIGADLKQGDRVSSVFLASTHDYLLCFTDKGQVYQLKTYQVPEMGRTARGKSAVNVLDLDDDEDLTAVVNTADLNGDEYLTMVTAGGYIKRTAGDNFENILSTGIRAISLEDDDALVDVEVTDGDRDLVIGTRDGMAIRFDESEVRAMGRTARGVRGVKLEGDDRVAGLAAIDEETHNWVLTVTANGYGKRTDLDQYRRQSRNGKGLIDIKTNQRNGSVCAVEAVTYGDHLFAMSAAGQIMRTRVEDISTIGRNTMGVTVMDLDEGDTVAAVDVLSAERVDPEREA, via the coding sequence ATGAGTTCAGACGCCCCAGTCAATCCCGAAGACGTCCGCGCCGCACAGATCAACCGCGTCCGCATCGAAGACGAGATGGAGCAGTCGTACATCGACTACGCGATGTCGGTCATCGCGGGTCGAGCGCTCCCCGACGTCCGTGACGGTCTCAAGCCCGTCCACCGGCGCATCCTCTACGCGATGCACGAGATGGGCGTCACCAGCAATACGAGTCACCGGAAGTCCTCGTCCGTCGTGGGCGAGACGATGGGTGATTACCACCCGCACGGCGACCAAGCAATCTACGACACGCTGGTCAATATGGCCCAGGAGTTCTCGATGCGCTACCCGTTGGTCGACGGCCAGGGGAACTTCGGGTCGATGGACGGCGACCCCGCCGCGGCGATGCGGTACACGGAGGCGCGGATGGCGAACATCGCCGAGGAACTGCTCGAAGACATCGAGAAAGACACCGTCGACTTCAGTTCCAACTACGACGACCGCCTACAAGAACCGGACGTCCTCCCGGCGGCGTACCCGAATCTCCTCGTCAACGGATCGACCGGTATCGCGGTCGGGATGTCGACGAAGGTGCCGCCGCACAACCTCGGTGAGGTCATCGACGCGACGATCGAACTCATCGACAACCCCGACGCGGAGATTGCGGACCTGATGGAACACGTCAAGGGGCCCGACTTCCCGACCGGCGCGAACATCGTCGGGCGCAACTCCGTCCGAAAGGCGTACACCACCGGCCGCGGTCGCGTCCGTGTCCGCGCGGAGATGGACGTCGAGGAGTTCGGCAACGATCGCAAGCGCATCGTCGTCACCGAACTCCCGTATCAGGAGAACAAAGCGCGCATCGTCGAACGCATCGCCAACGACGTGAACGAGGGCGTCATCGAGGGCGTCTCGGACCTGCGCGACGAGTCCGACCGCGACGGCGTCCGCGTCGTCATCGAACTCAAGCGCGGCGCGAACGTCGACGTGGTGAAGAACCAACTGCTGGAACACCACCTCGAATCCACGTTCGGCGTCATCAACCTCGCGCTGGTCGACGGCCAGCCGAAAGTGCTCACGCTGAAGGAGACGCTCGAACACTACATCGACCACCGCAAGGAGGTCGTCACCCGGCGCTCGGAGTTCGACCTGCAGGAGGCCGAAGACCGCGCACACATCCTCGAAGGTCGGCTGAAGGCGCTGGAGAACGTCGAGGACGTCGTCGAGACGATTCGTGAGAGCGAGAATCGCGACGCCGCGAAAGCCGCGCTCCGGCAGGGCTTCAACTTCAGCGAAGAGCAGGCCGAACACATCGTCCGGATGCAACTCGGCTCGCTCACCTCGATGGAGGCCGCCGAGATCGAAAACGAGTACGAGGACGTGCAGGCGACCATCGAGCGCCTCAACGAGATTCTCGGTTCCGAGTCGGAACTGCTGAAAGTCATCAAGACGGAACTGCGCGAGATCAAAGACCAGTACGACGACGACCGGCGCACCGGTTTCGTCGAGGACACTGGCTCTGTCACCCACGAGGACCTCATCCCGGAGGAGGAGTCCGTGGTCGTCCTCTCGGAAGACGACTACATCAAGCGGATGCCCGCGGCCGACTTCCGCGCGCAGAATCGCGGCGGGAAAGGCATCATCGGCGCAGACCTCAAGCAGGGTGACCGCGTCTCGTCGGTGTTCCTGGCGTCCACACACGACTACCTGCTGTGTTTCACCGACAAGGGGCAGGTGTACCAACTGAAGACGTACCAGGTGCCCGAGATGGGGCGCACCGCCCGCGGGAAATCCGCGGTGAACGTCCTCGACTTAGACGACGACGAGGACCTCACCGCGGTCGTCAACACGGCCGACCTCAACGGCGACGAGTACCTCACGATGGTCACCGCTGGTGGCTACATCAAGCGCACCGCCGGCGACAACTTCGAGAACATCCTCTCGACGGGGATTCGCGCCATCTCGCTGGAGGACGACGACGCACTCGTCGACGTGGAGGTGACCGACGGCGACCGCGATCTGGTCATCGGCACGCGCGACGGGATGGCCATCCGCTTCGACGAGAGTGAGGTGCGCGCGATGGGCCGCACCGCCCGGGGCGTCCGCGGCGTCAAACTGGAGGGTGACGACCGAGTCGCCGGCTTGGCTGCCATCGACGAGGAGACCCACAACTGGGTGTTGACCGTCACCGCGAACGGCTACGGGAAACGGACGGACCTCGACCAGTACCGGAGACAGAGTCGCAACGGGAAGGGGCTCATCGACATCAAGACGAACCAGCGAAACGGTTCCGTCTGCGCGGTGGAGGCCGTCACCTACGGCGACCACCTGTTCGCGATGAGCGCCGCCGGGCAGATTATGCGCACTCGCGTCGAGGACATCTCGACCATCGGGCGCAACACGATGGGCGTCACCGTGATGGACTTAGACGAGGGCGACACCGTCGCCGCCGTCGACGTGCTCTCGGCCGAACGAGTCGACCCCGAGCGAGAAGCGTAA